One Fusarium poae strain DAOMC 252244 chromosome 4, whole genome shotgun sequence DNA window includes the following coding sequences:
- a CDS encoding hypothetical protein (BUSCO:3495at5125), with amino-acid sequence MDDLYDEFGNFIGEEVESEEGSEVGVEAGDYVYDDEPDEAPGVTGQELMELDDGPSNAIILHEDKQYYPTAEQVYGADVETRVEEEDAQPLSQPIIAPVEQKKFNIEEADLPPVFFDREFMTDLMNFPEQTRNVALAGHLHHGKTAFMDMLVLETHDITDRLERRVGKHRDEQLRYTDIHILERERGLSIKAAPMSLVLPSTKGKSHLVNLIDTPGHVNFVDEVAASFRLVDGVCLVVDVVEGVQINTEQIIKHAVLEDIPLTLIINKMDRLILELKLPPKDAYFKLKHVVEEVNTIITNTAPTKAASKRISPEKGNVLFACTDMGWCFTLPSFAKMYTDTFGDINVDEFAKRLWGDIYYNPKKRNFSRKPIDERSSRSFVHFILEPIYKIFTHSISDSPEELKPVLASLGIELKPSQYKADAKVLLKLVCEQFFGPSTGFVDMIVKHIPSPVETAERLLERYYTGPLDTKVATSMKTCNQDGPLVVHITKLFNTADAKSFHSFGRVLSGTVRPGMQVRVLGEGYSLDDEEDMAMANIAEVFIGETRYNIPTDGVPAGNLVLLSGVDNSIVKSATILPPKLEDDEDAYIFKPITHFTESVLKVAAEPINPSELPKMLDGLRRIQKSYPLIKTKVEESGEHVVLGTGELYMDCVLHDLRRLYADMDIKVSDPVTRFCETVVETSATKCYAITPNKKNKITMVAEQLEKGISNDIESGAVNIRDPIRKTAKFFEEKHGWDKLAARSIWAFGPEETGPNILQDDTLPTEVDKKTLNAVRESIRQGFSWATREGPLCEEPIRNTKFKVTDVLLANEAIFRGGGQIIPTSRRACYSSFLMASPRLMEPVYSVSVTGPEESYMEVYNVLSRRRGHVLSDGPVAGTPLYRVNGLLPVIDSFGFETDLRIKTQGSSMVSLVFDSWSIVPGDPLDREQIIRPLQPATAQATARDFVLKTRKRKGLSEDVSVKTFLEPEFYQSLMESGMLGEI; translated from the exons ATGGATGATCTTTACGACGA GTTCGGTAACTTCATTGGCGAGGAAGTCGAGTCAGAGGAGGGCTCCGAGGTGGGCGTTGAGGCGGGCGACTACGTCTATGATGATGAACCAGATGAGGCCCCTGGCGTGACGGGCCAGGAGCTCATGGAGCTTGACG ATGGACCATCAAACGCGATTATACTTCACGAAGATAAGCAATACTATCCGACCGCCGAGCAGGTGTACGGAGCCGATGTCGAGACCCGtgtggaagaggaggacgCACAGCCGCTGTCCCAGCCCATCATCGCGCCTGTCGAGCAGAAGAAGTTCAACATCGAGGAAGCCGATCTTCCACCCGTCTTTTTCGACCGCGAATTCATGACAGACTTGATGAACTTTCCCGAACAGACACGAAATGTGGCACTAGCAGGACATTTGCACCATGGAAAGACGGCCTTTATGGACATGTTGGTCCTCGAGACACACGACATTACAGACCGATTGGAACGAAGAGTGGGCAAGCACCGCGATGAACAATTGAGATATACAGACATCCATATTCTGGAGAGGGAGAGGGGACTATCTATCAAGGCTGCGCCAATGAGTCTGGTGCTGCCCAGCACCAAGGGCAAGTCGCATCTTGTCAACCTGATCGATACCCCTGGACATGTCAACTTTGTCGACGAAGTCGCTGCCTCCTTCCGATTAGTCGACGGTGTTTGTTTGGTGGTGGACGTTGTCGAGGGAGTTCAGATCAACACAGAGCAGATCATTAAGCATGCTGTTCTTGAGGACATCCCCCTGACCCTTATCATCAACAAGATGGATCGCCTTATTCTCGAGCTAAAGCTACCGCCCAAGGACGCATACTTCAAGCTCAAGCACGTTGTTGAGGAggtcaacaccatcatcacaaACACAGCACCTACCAAGGCTGCTTCAAAGCGAATAAGCCCCGAAAAGGGCAACGTCCTCTTTGCCTGCACAGATATGGGCTGGTGTTTTACACTACCAAGTTTCGCCAAGATGTACACAGATACTTTTGGCGacatcaacgtcgacgagTTCGCGAAGCGATTATGGGGTGACATCTACTACAACCCCAAGAAGCGAAACTTCTCACGAAAGCCCATCGACGAGCGTTCATCGCGTTCATTCGTTCACTTCATCCTCGAACCCATCTACAAAATCTTCACGCACTCTATCAGCGACAGTCCTGAAGAATTGAAACCGGTGTTGGCTTCACTAGGCATTGAGCTTAAGCCTTCCCAGTACAAGGCCGATGCTAAGGTGCTCCTGAAGCTAGTCTGCGAGCAGTTCTTCGGCCCTTCAACCGGTTTTGTGGATATGATTGTGAAGCACATCCCATCACCTGTCGAAACTGCTGAGCGATTGCTGGAGAGATATTACACCGGCCCCTTGGACACCAAGGTCGCTACATCAATGAAGACTTGTAATCAGGATGGACCATTAGTCGTGCATATCACAAAACTCTTCAACACAGCAGACGCCAAGAGCTTTCATTCTTTTGGCCGTGTGCTAAGTGGAACAGTCCGGCCAGGCATGCAAGTTCGTGTTCTCGGTGAAGGCTACTCCCTagacgacgaagaagacaTGGCTATGGCGAATATTGCAGAGGTCTTCATCGGCGAGACAAGATACAATATCCCTACAGATGGTGTCCCAGCCGGTAACCTCGTACTGCTTAGTGGCGTTGACAACTCTATCGTCAAGTCAGCCACCATCCTCCCTCCTAAACttgaagacgacgaggatgcCTACATCTTTAAGCCTATTACACACTTCACGGAGTCGGTCCTCAAGGTCGCTGCCGAGCCTATCAACCCTTCAGAACTGCCAAAGATGCTTGACGGTCTGAGAAGGATTCAAAAATCCTACCCTCTTATCAAGACCAAGGTCGAGGAGTCAGGTGAACACGTCGTTCTCGGAACTGGAGAGCTGTATATGGACTGTGTGTTGCACGACTTGCGTCGTCTATACGCCGATATGGATATCAAGGTTTCTGATCCTGTCACACGGTTCTGTGAGACTGTTGTCGAGACATCAGCGACAAAGTGCTATGCTATCACACCaaacaaaaagaacaagatcaCCATGGTTGCCGAGCAGCTGGAGAAGGGCATCTCAAATGATATTGAGAGCGGAGCAGTAAACATCCGCGATCCTATTCGAAAGACGGCCAAGTTCTTCGAAGAGAAGCACGGCTGGGACAAGCTGGCTGCCCGCAGCATCTGGGCGTTCGGGCCTGAGGAGACAGGACCCAATATTCTTCAAGACGACACTCTCCCCACCGAA GTGGACAAGAAAACCCTCAACGCAGTCAGGGAATCTATCCGACAAGGATTTAGCTGGGCAACCCGCGAGGGACCCTTGTGTGAAGAAC CGATACGAAACACAAAGTTCAAGGTTACAGACGTACTTCTGGCCAACGAGGCCATCTTCCGTGGAGGTGGCCAGATCATCCCCACTTCTCGACGAGCCTGTTATTCATCCTTCCTCATGGCCTCGCCTCGACTTATGGAGCCTGTCTATTCAGTCTCAGTAACAGGACCTGAGGAGTCATACATGGAAGTTTACAACGTGCTTTCACGTCGTCGTGGCCATGTTCTGTCAGATGGTCCTGTTGCCGGCACGCCGCTATATCGCGTGAACGGATTGCTACCAGTCATTGACAGCTTCGGTTTCGAGACAGATCTACGAATCAAGACTCAAGGTAGCTCTATGGTGAGTCTCGTCTTTGACAGCTGGAGTATCGTGCCTGGTGATCCTCTCGATCGCGAGCAGATCATCCGCCCGCTCCAGCCTGCTACTGCACAAGCCACTGCTCGCGATTTCGTCCTCAAGACACGAAAGCGCAAGGGTCTCAGCGAAGACGTTAGCGTCAAGACTTTCCTCGAGCCTGAATTCTACCAGAGTCTAATGGAGAGCGGAATGCTGGGGGAGATCTAG
- a CDS encoding hypothetical protein (BUSCO:50722at5125), whose protein sequence is MATLDNANPTILSASQLPTRQKKVEPRRGPESRYDDIIFAKPSYLSGPFAGPTSAAWLQLNDQHDEFSSEAIDEQEIYDLISTISDPEHPVSLGQLSVINLSDIHITPSPAFGVPDPNTIVQVVVEITPTITHCSLATVIGLGVRVRLEQALPPNYRVDVTCKENSHNQDDQVNKQLGDKERVAAALENDTLKGVLDKMLETCV, encoded by the exons ATGGCGACTTTGGATAATGCGAACCCGACAATCCTGAGCGCTTCGCAGTTGCCAACCCGGCAAAAGAAGGTTGAGCCACGTCGGGGACCTGAGTCAAGATACGACGATATCATCTTTGCAAAGCCATCCTATCTATCAGGCCCTTTTGCCGGCCCGACGTCTGCTGCATGGCTTCAACTCAATGACCAACATGACGAGTTTTCATCCGAAGCCATTGATGAACAAGAGATTTATG ATCTGATCTCAACAATCTCGGACCCTGAGCACCCGGTTTCACTGGGCCAGCTGTCAGTGATTAACCTCTCTGATATCCACATTACTCCCTCTCCCGCTTTTGGTGTTCCTGATCCAAACACAATCGTGCAGGTGGTTGTGGAGATCACACCAACCATCACACACTGTTCATTGGCTACTGTCATTGGGCTTGGAGTTCGAGTTAGACTTGAACAAGCACTGCCGCCCAACTACCGCGTTGATGTGACTTGCAAGGAGAATAGTCACAACCAAGACGATCAAGTCAACAAGCAGTTGGGCGACAAGGAGCGAGTTGCTGCCGCTCTGGAAAACGATACCCTGAAGGGAGTTCTGGACAAGATGTTGGAAACATGCGTTTAG
- a CDS encoding hypothetical protein (TransMembrane:1 (o611-629i)~BUSCO:6153at5125) has translation MSNEDPSVRPILPQQSQMNSFSFAPQQYTQRETQKNYVFVDEHNRHKRLKVMRACEGCRRRKIKCDAATTNTWPCSACIRLKLHCVRPNGFDGASDSTTYDTTPMGSEQYQQMPMQHQVMNTGAKLSPAAMYGAQPQQVYPDANASYQHVSYDTSQQPGMHYGAVAPAGSMMDHTYAGQNVFPTPPMHQPPPPGAQQQPSPEAYSSPGDYQHHDLADLLGTLKVNETGTAPYLRNKASFRHEEQAPVEEAEDFPGALPPMMPAPGHKIRIPPELMPDDETALNYFDLYFTHVHPYVPVLCKTVFYQQWNTDRESISPLILEAIFAMGGRLAEEPTEGQQWLALASRHADSFMDVPRLSTLQALLMILKAREAAPKRGYYYRSWMTVVQCVQMGKDLGLDEHHEDHQAGIACEFTAAECQLRKRIWQTIFVCEVMVGAPQGRHDHAVKLNTVDFTPSRPVPGCEESEYHTSRNFSYFSQVVRTVSAMSKVYTRLRRRKDWGVDPEFQQLGQSFNTWLAELPPDLAISFPQDGSPPWIPSHFIGNMHGYYYLALILFHRPILSFLDPNAPDGQWKRHMMICYSSSKALCRVQEATLNTFGLTGLQCMQRGFSFSLYAGLSCIVIHLVAIVSPDPEFNSDAREYFTRHMRVLEKVMESWSMPELEKQINALREAFSADVRKPFVLKPSFPYGSPHPSTHSSPPRGSEPFRPVIHRTGSIDQHLDTHGAQQVSYMNHPITPPISAGPMDSKSDSPAVQSLVMMSQGTQGPGMPQSLSMADQPGWNPSRLFEQWNTTFGATEVPTIQDIQAVQATMPTGSHQISPPQYSAAPVPNFVTPAMWQESVASVYEGGLKRGWDYDGVAVMKRH, from the exons ATGTCCAACGAAGACCCTTCTGTTCGCCCAATTCTACCACAACAATCCCAAATGAATTCCTTTTCGTTTGCGCCGCAGCAATATACGCAGCGCGAGACTCAAAAGA ACTATGTGTTCGTTGATGAGCACAACCGCCACAAGCGGCTGAAAG TTATGAGAGCTTGCGAAGGCTGCCGAAGACGGAAGATTAAATGTGATGCTGCAACAACAAACACATGGCCTTGTTCGGCTTGTATACGGCTCAAGCTTCACTGTGTACGACCCAACGGCTTCGATGGAGCCAGCGACTCGACGACTTACGACACTACGCCTATGGGCTCCGAACAATATCAGCAAATGCCAATGCAGCATCAAGTTATGAACACGGGCGCCAAACTTTCACCAGCTGCTATGTATGGTGCGCAACCTCAGCAGGTTTACCCCGATGCGAACGCATCATATCAGCATGTTTCATACGACACGTCTCAGCAGCCAGGAATGCACTACGGCGCTGTTGCACCTGCCGGCTCAATGATGGACCACACGTACGCGGGCCAGAACGTGTTTCCCACACCTCCTATGCACCAGCCGCCACCTCCCGGAGCTCAACAGCAACCTTCTCCCGAAGCGTATTCCTCCCCCGGTGACTATCAACATCACGATCTCGCGGACCTTTTGGGAACGCTCAAGGTCAATGAAACTGGCACAG CTCCGTATCTTCGGAATAAAGCATCTTTCAGACATGAAGAGCAGGCACCTGtcgaagaagcagaagattTCCCGGGTGCTCTCCCTCCGATGATGCCTGCACCTGGTCACAAGATCCGCATTCCGCCTGAGTTGATGCCAGATGACGAAACAGCACTGAACTATTTCGATCTTTACTTTACCCACGTTCATCCTTATGTACCCGTACTTTGCAAGACTGTTTTCTATCAACAATGGAATACGGACCGAGAGTCAATTTCTCCATTGATTTTGGAAGCGATTTTTGCTATGGGAGGACGATTGGCCGAGGAACCGACTGAAGGTCAACAATGGCTTGCCCTTGCTTCCC GACACGCCGATTCTTTCATGGATGTTCCTCGACTGAGCACTCTTCAAGCCTTGCTTATGATTCTCAAGGCTCGCGAAGCTGCCCCTAAACGAGGTTACTACTATCGCTCCTGGATGACTGTTGTACAGTGCGTTCAAATGGGCAAAGATCTGGGCTTGGATGAACATCATGAGGATCATCAAGCAGGCATTGCTTGCGAATTCACAGCTGCCGAATGTCAGCTTCGAAAGCGTATCTGGCAGACGATCTTTGTGTGTGAGGTTATGGTTGGCGCTCCCCAAG GCCGACATGACCATGCTGTCAAACTCAACACTGTCGATTTCACGCCTTCGCGACCAGTTCCCGGATGCGAAGAATCAGAATATCATACATCGCGCAACTTCAGCTACTTCTCCCAGGTTGTGCGAACAGTATCCGCGATGAGCAAAGTGTATACGAGACTCCGAAGACGCAAGGATTGGGGCGTAGACCCTGAGTTCCAGCAGCTGGGGCAAAGCTTCAACACTTGGCTGGCAGAGCTTCCTCCGGACCTTGCTATCTCCTTCCCACAGGATGGGTCACCCCCATGGATTCCTTCACACTTTATCGGAAACATGCACGGGTACTACTACCTGGCCCTGATTCTCTTCCACCGACCTATCTTGTCGTTCCTTGACCCCAACGCTCCCGATGGCCAGTGGAAGCGCCACATGATGATTTGTTACAGTTCTTCCAAAGCTTTGTGCCGTGTGCAGGAGGCAACACTCAATACCTTTGGACTCACAGGACTTCAGTGCATGCAGCGAGGCTTCAGCTTTTCCCTCTATGCTGGCCTCTCCTGCATTGTTATTCACCTG GTTGCCATTGTTTCACCCGATCCCGAGTTCAACAGCGATGCCCGCGAATACTTTACGAGGCATATGCGGGTCCTGGAAAAGGTGATGGAGTCCTGGTCTATGCCTGAGTTGGAGAAGCAGATCAACGCGCTCCGAGAGGCGTTTTCAGCAGATGTTCGAAAACCGTTTGTCTTGAAGCCAAGCTTTCCCTACGGCAGTCCTCACCCATCCACCCATTCCAGCCCCCCTCGTGGTTCCGAGCCTTTCAGACCGGTCATTCACCGGACAGGCTCCATAGACCAGCACTTGGATACACATGGTGCCCAACAAGTCAGTTATATGAACCACCCCATCACACCTCCCATATCAGCCGGCCCGATGGACAGCAAAAGTGACTCCCCAGCTGTACAGTCGCTCGTCATGATGTCGCAAGGAACGCAAGGTCCCGGTATGCCCCAGAGTCTATCAATGGCGGATCAGCCAGGATGGAACCCATCCCGACTATTTGA ACAATGGAACACCACATTTG GTGCTACGGAAGTTCCCACCATCCAGGATATCCAAGCCGTCCAGGCAACAATGCCAACTGGATCGCATCAAATATCTCCACCTCAATACTCAGCTGCTCCCGTGCCCAATTTTGTCACGCCAGCCATGTGGCAAGAGTCGGTTGCAAGTGTTTATGAGGGTGGATTGAAGCGAGGCTGGGACTACGATGGTGTGGCAGTGATGAAGAGACACTGA
- a CDS encoding hypothetical protein (TransMembrane:2 (i99-121o133-152i)): MLQLRMIIPRLRPTQLASLTRQATPIQSSALPRSFRRSLEKSLQQAQLRFYAVKPTAAPKKHNNIEDELKRQARAVAKDGKEFEVPEKLIIYHGGTGRITFMAMLKITTLFLGAFFCFIVAPSYVKAEKPEWVTASIVLCGIVPIFFVAYITSPFVTHIHIHLPPYARTSRALLERFVKALPPSTPLTLTTMSAISKPRYSGIQAGDLSPVRRRFGLINYVRDTKEENAKRSWYMFRAVGKFYIQDKRPQTRVRYQKKTDKVDGWIWDSIKERVDKRALKTASPYKGDPTV; this comes from the exons ATGCTTCAACTAAGAATGATAATACCACGGCTACGGCCAACTCAATTGGCTTCACTCACCCGCCAAGCAACACCCATCCAATCCTCAGCACTTCCTCGAAGTTTCCGCCGCTCACTTGAGAAATCTCTACAGCAAGCTCAATTGCGATTCTACGCCGTCAAACCTACAGCTGCTCCTAAAAAGCACAACAACATTGAAGATGAGCTGAAGAGGCAGGCTAGAGCTGTAGCCAAGGATGGAAAGGAATTCG AAGTCCCCGAGAAACTCATCATATACCATGGCGGTACAGGTCGTATCACATTCATGGCCATGCTCAAAATCACGACACTCTTTCTCGGCGCATTCTTTTGCTTCATTGTAGCACCGAGCTATGTCAAGGCCGAAAAGCCCGAATGGGTTACCGCGAGCA TCGTTCTCTGCGGTATCGTACCCATCTTCTTTGTCGCGTACATAACCTCCCCGTTCGTGACACACATCCACATCCACCTTCCCCCATACGCCCGTACCTCGCGCGCCCTTCTGGAACGCTTCGTCAAAGCACTCCCGCCATCCACACCTCTGACCCTGACCACCATGAGCGCCATCTCCAAGCCTCGCTACAGCGGCATTCAGGCCGGCGATCTGAGCCCTGTGCGACGCCGCTTCGGCCTCATCAACTACGTGCGTGACACCAAGGAGGAGAACGCTAAGCGTAGCTGGTATATGTTCCGTGCCGTGGGCAAGTTTTACATCCAGGACAAGAGGCCGCAGACGAGGGTGCGGTATCAGAAGAAGACGGACAAGGTCGATGGTTGGATCTGGGACTCTATCAAGGAGCGTGTTGACAAAAGGGCGCTCAAGACTGCGTCACCCTACAAAGGAGATCCCACTGTTTGA
- a CDS encoding hypothetical protein (BUSCO:49971at5125): MALPPKFAGQKLQFAHPPASDSGVAHTTHTLEFYLDYCCPFSAKIFRTLRSDVIPTVKANEHWASSLTFIFRQQVQPWHPSSTLMHEAGLAVLRLAPERFWDFSAALFEEQKDFFDVSVVNETRNDTYRRLAKIAAKTGVDENKVYELLVIPDKAGEDGALNAGNQVTNDLKVITKMNRLIGVHVTPTAVFDGVVQDVSSGWNKDQWVEWLQKNVV; this comes from the coding sequence ATGGCTCTCCCTCCCAAATTCGCCGGGCAAAAACTCCAATTCGCCCACCCTCCCGCCTCAGACTCAGGTGTCGCCCACACAACTCACACCCTCGAATTCTATCTCGACTACTGCTGTCCCTTCTCCGCCAAGATCTTTCGCACCCTCCGCTCCGACGTGATCCCCACTGTCAAGGCCAACGAGCACTGGGCCTCAAGCCTCACCTTTATCTTCCGCCAGCAGGTCCAGCCATGGCACCCTTCGTCAACCCTCATGCACGAGGCTGGTCTGGCAGTTCTGCGTCTTGCACCCGAGCGCTTCTGGGACTTTAGCGCAGCTCTATTTGAAGAGCAAAAGGACTTTTTTGATGTGTCTGTCGTGAATGAGACGCGCAATGATACTTATCGTCGTCTGGCCAAGATCGCGGCAAAGACGGGCGTTGATGAGAACAAGGTGTACGAACTGCTTGTGATTCCTGACAAGGCCGGTGAGGATGGAGCGTTGAATGCGGGGAACCAGGTTACCAACGACCTCAAGGTCATCACCAAGATGAACCGACTGATTGGCGTGCATGTTACGCCTACAGCTGTGTTTGACGGTGTGGTTCAGGATGTAAGCTCTGGATGGAACAAAGACCAGTGGGTTGAGTGGCTGCAAAAGAACGTTGTTTGA
- a CDS encoding hypothetical protein (TransMembrane:9 (i121-141o187-209i221-242o262-284i394-413o419-442i454-473o485-506i527-547o)), with protein sequence MICLSKADESFYQRLTWNQAPSPLAASHTTRQDLNGISNLREHVDASQDDGSGGTAGGLLNGHDDSNQAGSHPTEPFKGSLKDAGRQSRISGLSSCLKTVNGGVDHIRPHRGTFSSCASHIWSWTVWVLSVLVVSTIISYWNSPAPVVMTSPPMVQESAPVHLSPLRKRASTCESGGVNKDEYNTPLHVGAVFIILFVSTLACAFPIMAAKFPGLRIPNRFFFAVRHFGTGVLIATAFVHLLPTAFISLGDPCLSSFWNQDYPAIPGAIALAAIFLVTVIEMVFHPSRHVSPTQITTSKEGCTGSNSGGCMGGTGMLPIRDMGPIRGRSSSIGQNLSTLNSRDIRMQDLEEEACEDDDNVRSGRKNLEETSLEAVQAPVLTSEQQQRKELLQCVLLELGILFHSIFIGMALSVSIGNEFIILLIAIVFHQTFEGLALGSRIASIKWPNGKLQPWFMALAYGCTTPLGQALGLATHTLYSPNSETGLIVVGVMNAISAGLLTFASLVELLSQDFLSDESWQFLRGRKRVYACLLVFFGAFFMSLVGAWA encoded by the exons ATGATTTGTCTATCAAAAGCAGATGAATCCTTCTACCAGCGCTTGACCTGGAACCAGGCTCCTTCTCCCTTGGCTGCCTCACACACCACGCGCCAGGATCTCAATGGCATCTCCAACCTTCGCGAACATGTTGATGCTTCCCAGGACGATGGGAGCGGAGGGACGGCTGGGGGTTTGCTCAATGGGCATGATGATAGTAATCAAGCAGGGAGTCATCCTACAGAGCCTTTCAAAGGCTCTCTCAAGGATGCGGGACGACAGTCCCGTATCTCGG GACTGTCCTCGTGTCTTAAGACGGTAAATGGTGGTGTTGACCATATCCGTCCTCATCGAGGCACTTTCTCGTCATGTGCCTCGCACATCTGGAGTTGGACTGTCTGGGTCCTCTCTGTTCTTGTCGTCTCTACAATCATCTCTTACTGGAACTCCCCTGCGCCTGTTGTCATGACCTCGCCCCCGATGGTCCAGGAGTCGGCTCCTGTCCATCTCTCCCCTCTGCGTAAGCGAGCGAGCACATGCGAATCTGGAGGCGTCAACAAGGATGAATACAACACTCCTCTTCATGTCGGTGCTGTCTTCATTATCCTGTTCGTCTCGACACTCGCTTGTGCGTTCCCCATCATGGCTGCCAAGTTCCCAGGGCTGAGGATCCCCAAtcgcttcttctttgctgTCCGTCATTTCGGTACTGGCGTGCTGATCGCCACTGCCTTTGTCCATTTGCTCCCCACTGCTTTCATTTCACTTGGCGACCCTTGCTTGAGCAGCTTCTGGAATCAGGACTACCCTGCTATTCCTGGTGCTATCGCTCTTGCTGCCATCTTTCTTGTCACTGTGATTGAGATGGTGTTCCACCCTTCTCGGCACGTTTCGCCTACTCAGATCACCACATCCAAGGAAGGATGTACTGGTTCAAACAGCGGCGGGTGCATGGGAGGTACAGGCATGCTCCCTATTCGTGACATGGGACCTATCCGTGGACGATCATCAAGCATTGGTCAGAACCTTTCTACTCTGAACAGCAGGGACATACGTATGCAAgatctagaagaagaagcttgtgAAGATGACGACAATGTCCGTTCCGGAAGAAAAAACCTCGAGGAGACGAGCCTCGAGGCTGTACAGGCGCCTGTCTTGACCTCAGAGCAGCAGCAACGCAAGGAGCTTCTCCAATGCGTCCTGCTCGAGCTTGGCATCCTCTTCCACAGCATCTTTATCGGCATGGCGCTAAGCGTCTCGATCGGCAATGAATTCATCATTCTCCTCATTGCCATTGTCTTTCACC AAACTTTTGAAGGATTGGCGTTGGGCTCTCGAATTGCTTCCATCAAGTGGCCCAATGGCAAGCTACAGCCTTGGTTCATGGCCCTCGCATATGGATGCAC TACTCCTCTGGGACAAGCTCTCGGCCTTGCTACCCATACACTCTACAGCCCCAACTCTGAGACTGGACTTATCGTTGTGGGCGTCATGAATGCCATCTCGGCTGGATTGCTTACTTTTGCCTCCCTGGTTGAGCTTCTCTCCCAGGATTTCCTCAGCGATGAGAGCTGGCAGTTCCTCCGCGGCCGCAAGCGTGTTTATGCTTGCCTTCTTGTATTCTTCGGGGCTTTCTTCATGAGTCTTGTTGGCGCTTGGGCTTGA
- a CDS encoding hypothetical protein (BUSCO:29298at5125), producing the protein MVAQAQAVSVSLNDLKDGNIPFETLKQAFGPDSLGILVVKDVPQEFPELRHQALSYASYLGNLPKEELEKLENARAKYLTGWSLGKETLKNGQVDTFKGSYYANCAFYIDPSLECAKPTEEFSTDNFPEYLSPNVWPPEEVLPGFKPSVTSLCRLIIDVAVLVARACDRFAQEDIPGYPAGYLEHVVSTSNTTKARLLHYYPQESEQSATGGDEDDWCATHLDHGCLTGLTSAMFIDEHKTSPAVPDVKNLNGASLPPLEELTSSPDPSAGLYIKSRTGETVQVKIPRDCIAFQTGEALERITAGRFKAVPHFVRGVRPSVSDGKVARNTLAVFTQPNLGEEVDIEQHLTFGEFARGIVDKNTVS; encoded by the exons ATGGTCGCTCAAGCACAAGCTGTTTCCGTGTCTCTCAACGACCTCAAGGATG GCAACATCCCGTTCGAGACTCTTAAGCAAGCCTTTGGTCCAGACTCTCTTGGTATCCTCGTTGTAAAGGATGTCCCTCAAGAGTTTCCTGAACTTAGACACCAAGCTCTTTCATACGCTTCGTATCTCGGCAACCTCCCCAAAGAAGAATTAG AAAAACTTGAGAATGCTCGAGCCAAGTACCTGACTGGCTGGTCTCTCGGCAAGGAGACTCTCAAGAACGGCCAAGTCGACACTTTCAAGGGCTCATACTACGCCAACTGCGCATTCTACATCGACCCATCCCTTGAATGCGCCAAGCCCACCGAGGAGTTCTCCACTGATAACTTCCCCGAGTATCTGTCGCCTAATGTCTGGCCGCCAGAGGAAGTCCTCCCAGGCTTCAAGCCCTCGGTGACATCGCTGTGCCGTCTCATCATCGATGTAGCTGTTCTTGTGGCTCGTGCTTGCGATCGCTTCGCTCAAGAGGATATCCCAGGTTATCCCGCTGGATACCTCGAGCACGTCGTCAGCACATCCAACACCACTAAAGCACGTCTGCTGCACTACTATCCTCAAGAGTCAGAGCAATCTGCGACCGGCGGCGATGAGGATGATTGGTGTGCTACACATCTCGACCACGGGTGTTTGACGGGTCTTACCTCAGCAATGTTCATTGACGAGCACAAGACCAGCCCTGCTGTACCAGATGTTAAAAACCTGAATGGTGCTTCTCTACCACCTCTTGAGGAACTGACCTCGTCCCCTGATCCATCAGCCGGATTGTACATCAAGTCCCGTACCGGCGAGACCGTTCAAGTCAAGATCCCTCGCGACTGCATCGCCTTCCAGACCGGCGAGGCTCTAGAGCGTATTACTGCTGGTCGTTTCAAGGCTGTTCCTCACTTTGTTAGAGGTGTGCGACCCAGTGTCAGCGATGGAAAGGTTGCTCGTAACACGTTGGCGGTCTTTACACAGCCTAACCTGGGCGAAGAGGTTGATATTGAACAGCATCTCACTTTTGGAGAGTTTGCTCGTGGTATTGTTGACAAGAATACTGTATCATAA